The genomic segment TAAAGCGTTTGAAGGTTCCTGTTTTGGCTTTAGAAACTCCCTCTGTAGCTCAGATCGGACGCAATCTTGAATTGATGGGGCAGGTCACAGGCCATGCACCGCAGGGAAAACAGGCGGCTCAGGCTTTTCAAGAGCGTCTCCAGCGTTTAAGAGCCCGTATTCCGCATCAAAAAACAGCTCCCCGTGTTTTTTATCTGTTGTGGGATCAACCTTTGATTTCAGCAGGTTCCCACAGTTTTATTGGAGATATTCTGAACCTGGCAGGCGCTGAAAATGCCGCTCCCCCAAGCCAGGCCGCTTTTCCACATGTCAGTTTGGAACACTTATTGCGCCGCGATCCCGATGTTCTGATTCTTCCTGAAACTGTCGCCCCCCGTATTCACTTAGAGCGCCCTCCCTTTGAGCGCCTCAAAGCGGTTAAAAAAGGACGCATCTTGCGTATCAACGATGATTTGATCTCGCGGCCAGCACCGCGAGTACTGGATGCCCTTGAGCTTTTGATCCGGTTTTTGTATCCCCGTACTTAGGCTTCCTCTGCCCTTGGCAAATATTGTTGAATGGCATGGCTCAAGTCTTCTTCAAGCTGTGTGCTGAGGTCTTCCAGACTGCGCTCGCTTTGAATAAAATCTTGAATCAGCGGAGCCATGCGGTTGATAAAAAAACCAAAGTTTTCCAGGCTATCGATAATTAAGGCTGCAGGGATATTCCGGTTTTCTGCTTTGAGGCCATAGTGAAAAAAGATTTTTTGTTCGGGATCCAGGTCAAAATGGCCGATTGGCATGATGCGATTGCAGCGGGTGAGAAACTGATAGAGCCCAAGCAAGCGTTCAGCGTTCAGATTTGCCGCATCTAAAGAAGAATGCACAAGAAACTGCAAGGTGACAGAATTTTCAAGTTCTTCTTGAATATCGGGCAAGGCTTCGGAGCGCAGTAAATCTTCGCTGAAAAAAATTTGCGCAATGGTACTGAACTCCTCTTGGTCGGGCTCTTGATCCTCATCTAAAGCAACCAGCAGGGCATCAAAATGATTTTCTTCCCCCTGGGGGATCAGATGGCTGTTGAAGCCCACATAACTTAAAATCTGATGCAGACGTTTTAAAGGGGTTTCAGTGTGTCCTTGGGAGGCGACTGTGGATAAACTGTTCATGGTGATTTCTCCTTGGGTTGAATTAGAAACGGGGATCGAGGGTCATGCCGCGTTGCATCAGAGCCATGGCCTGTTCTTTGGGCAGTTTAAGATTGACATGCAGAACTGTTTGAGCCAGATAGAGCATGCCCTGATCTGGTGGCGAAGCGGTTGCGCCTTCATAGATGGCTTCACTGGCATGTTTGGGTGAGGTGGCCAGCAGCGACAGGGTTAACTGTGTTTGCATGCCCTGAAGCTTTTCAATCGAGCCCCCCAGTGCTTGCTCATGTTCTTCCAGTCGGCCCAGCAATTCTTTCATGGCATCAATTTCCTGACTGCGCTGTTGTGCTTCTTCTGAATCCTGGGGAAGAATTCCCCGGCTCATCTCCTGATGCAAATGGTCTATTTTCAGGCTGATATTGTGTTTCAAATTCTGGATCTGTTCCTGGGTTTTGCCCCGTTCCTGTTGACCATCCTGAATTTTGAGTTTGGCCTGTGCCTGGCCCTGCATCAAATGCCCAATCTTTTTCTCGCGTTGTCCCATCCGGTATTTGGCGTAGGCGAAGCAGCCCACGGTTCCTGCCAGTGCGACCCCTGCTGCGATCCAGCCTACGGGTGTGGCCAGCGCGCCCACGGCGACTGCAATCCCAATTGCACCGGCGGTCATGCCGACCAGGTTTTTGATGATCTTGGCGGCCTTGAATTTGGTGTCGCCTCGGCTGATAATCTGCTGGGCGACCTGTTTGCTCTGATCTGACAGAGGGTGGCTTTCCAGGTGGCGATGCAGTTGCTGAATGCCAGCAATTTTTTCTTGCAAGGCCTCTGCCTTTTTCAGACGGCTGCTTTTGCTTGTGTACCAATGACCACTCTGTACTTCACCCAGCTGTTTCTGCAGCTTGCTCACATACTGTGTACGCTCTTCAGGTGAGGCCAGCGTGAGGCGGGCTGTTTCCATGCGGCTGAGGGCTTGTTTGCGTTTGGAGTAATTTTGGACCAGTTCGGCCCCTTCGGCGATGATTTGCAGGCCGCCGGCTACACCTGCGATGATATTGAGGGGGGCCCCTTTAACCAATTTGTCGGCTTTGTCCAGGTGGGTAAGAGCCTCTTTCCAGGAGTCTGTGTGGCTTTTGGCCCGGCTGATCTGGGCGATTAGATTGGCGAAAGAAGTCAGCGGAGAAATTTTTTGAAGCAGTCCAGCGCGTTCACTGGTGAATCCCACTTTGCTTTCTTTTTTGAGTGGACTTGCACTTTCCGCAATCTGGCGCAGATCCTTGCTCAATCCCTGGGCCTGAAATTGAAGGACCTCTTGTGCTGAACTCAGCATACTGAGCGCATCCAGTACCCGGTCGGGCAGTTGTGGGGAATTAATCGCTCCGAGCAAGAGCGTGCCCTGTGGATCGAGGCCCTGTTTTTTCAGGATTTGCTGGCCTTCACCCAGCAAGCGGGAAATTTTCAGTTCATCAGGCGAATCCAATTCCCGTTCCTGCCTGATTGCATCCACCAGACTACCGAGGGTTTTGCGGTCTTCGTGCATTCCTTCAATCCAACTGGAGAGTTGATGTCCAGACTCTTGAATTTTCTGGGCCAGTTTGCGGTGATCGGCATTGCGATAAAATCCACCAAAAACGCCTTTGTCGAGCATGCCAACGGGCTTGCCCAAATATTTTTTTAAGGTTTTGAGCTTGCCCAAGGATGGGGATTGTTCTGAGAGGGCTCTGAGATCAATGGTTTCGATTTCTTTGAGAATATCTTTGATTTGAGCTTTGCTTCCCAGTGCTGGGGTTCGGGTTTGGCTGAAGGATTTGGGGGAGGCCTGCACATGCTCCGGGGGAGAGGAGGGTTGGGGGCGGGGACGCGAGACCTGACTTAACCCTCTCAGTTGAAAACTGCTGCTGCTTCGGCTGATACTGAGATCACTCATTTTAAAAGTCTCCTCTTTTTAGGGTGCTGGGGTTACCTCTTCCACTCTGTCCAGGGTTTCGTGGAAGTTTTCAACTTCTTCGAGCAGGGCTTCATAATGCCGAAGAATTTCTGGAATTTGAATTTTCTGTTGTTCAAGCATATCCAGTTCATCCGCAAAATGATCACAATCGTCAAAAAATTCTTCAAGATCGAGATTCAGACGCTGGTGTTCTTCAGGAGAGAGCAAGAGCTGTGCTTTTTCAAGATCGGTGCGTACCCGTTCTTCTTCTGAACGGATTCGATCTTCCAGTTGCAGAATTTGTTTGGAGAGGCGGATAAACTGTAATTGACGGTTGAGAGCCAATTCTAAGGGATGAAGTTTTTGCTCAAGTGCGAGCACTTCCATCTCCTCAGAAAGAGCTTGCAATTGAAGACGCAATTGCTGTTCTCGTTTTTTCCAGGCTTGGTAGTTTTGGATCAGGTGATGCAGATCTTTGGGGCTGTGTACAGGCTGTGGGGGCAAGGGAGGTTCCTGCATCAGCGCTTGAAGCGCCTGAACAATGGTTTTTTCAAGTGCCTGTAAAACAACTTCAGGATTTTCAGACTGAGAAACAGGGGCAGAAATGAGGGGCTTAGAGGGTTGCGTGGAGAGTGCTGAGCCTGTCTGAAGGATATCCAGCATCAGTAAAATATCTGGATCCTGGGCTGAGATGCGTTGGCCCTCTTTGAGATAGTCCAAGGCCCGACGATAATCGTGCAAACTGATTAAAAGATAGGCCATGCCGATATAGGCGTCGATATGACTGCGCGCATTTTGTATGGCCTCACCAAAATCTTGGCTGGCAGCTTTCAAATGTTCTCTTTTGAGGGGGTCTTCTTTCGCTTCAAGTGCGCTTTGTAGATGCTCAAAACCACTTTTACAGAAGTTTTCTGAACGTTCAGTTCTTGCATCCTGCTGGGATTGGCGGAGATTTTGAATGGCATTTAAACTGTTTAAATTCATTGTGAGCCTCCATTTTGATTTTATTCTGCTGTTCCCTGAAATTGTATGAGCTATGTCAATTTTTTGCCGATAAATGCGCTCGCTTTGGGCTGCGAAGAGGCTTGTGTTTGAGTGCTCAGAGCCCTTTTCGGGATATGTTATACTTCAAGCTAAAGACTGCACAGGCAAGGTAAGTTATGTATCAGGTTCGTATTTTTGAGGCGGGAGACGCCGAAGAATTGCAAGTGGCATTGAATGAGTGGTTCGGGGAACATCCTGAGCTGGAAATCGTCCGTATTACTCAGAGCGAAAGTGCCGTAGCCGATGAAGACGGTGATCTTTGCGGAAACACCACCGTTTCTGTATTTTATAAAAGCTAAAAAGGATCTTCTCCATGAAAAAACTCCACAAGATGCTCATGACTTCACTCTTGGTTTTGGCTTGCAGCCTGCCTGTTACGGCAGCAGTGCAGGAAAGTCAGGTGGTGACGGTTGAAGGCGAAGCTGCGATCGAATCCTCACGTGCGACAGCCCGTGAGCAGGCCATCGCACAGGCCAACCGTCTGGCCGTGGAACAGGCTTTGGGCGTCTATGTGGTTTCTGAAACCCTGGTTGAGAATGCTGTGGTGGTCAAAGACAATATCCTGACCAAGGCCAGTGGTTTTGTCAGCGGTTATAAAATCATTTCTGAACAGGCCCAGGGCCAGATCTACAAGGTAAAACTTCAGGCGACTGTGGGAGTTGAGCCTTTGGTGGAACAATTGGCGAAAATGGGCCTTCTGCGTGAATGGACAGTGGCTGTGGTTTTGGCCCCCCCCGATGGCAAAACCGCACAGGAATCTACAGAATCCGCCAGAACCCAGCTCAATAGCTCTATTCTTGAAATGGGCTTTAAAGTGGCAGATGAAAATGCTCTGGTGCAACTCAACCAGCCAGCGATCATGAATCAGATTCTCAAGGGCAATTATATGGCGGCTCTGCCTGTTTTACGTGACAGTGGTGTAGACGTGCTGCTGGCTGGCAAAACTTTTACCCGTCCGACTGAAACCGGTGCCATGGAAACCTATGGCGGCATTAAGACCATTCTGACCGAAGGCCGGATCGATGCCCGCGCGATTCGGGTCGATACGGGTGAGATTTTAGCGGCTAAATCCTTTAATGGCGTGGCTGGGGGTTCCACTCAGGCGATTGCTGAAGCCAAGGCGATTGAAAAAGCGGCAAGCGCAGCGGGCCATTATTTTTCGGTTCAGGTCGCCAAATTGCCTGCTTCTACCACCCAGCACGTGCAGTTGGTGGTCAAAGGCCTGAGCTTTGCCCGTGAAAAGCAGTTTCAGGAAGCCATGCGCAAGGTCAGCGGGATTCGTAAACTGACCCGCAAACTCTATCGTAACCAGGAAGCACAGTACGAAATTGAATATGCAGGCAAAGCCGATCAATTGGCGGATTTGCTCTCTGAAAACGCAGGCCTGAAAAAGTTCGGTTTTGATATTCAGAGTTTGACCTCGGGTCGAATTGACGCCAAAGCCAAGTAGCTTTAATACACATTTAATAAAGATTTATCGGGTCTTTAGAGCAGTCAGAGTGCGAAACAGGCTATAAGATCTGTATCACGGTAATGGAAGATAGACGATGGAATTGCAGCCGCTCAGACAAATGATGACCCAAGCTTTGCAGAATGATCAGAAGATCAATGCTGCTGAGTTTGCGCCGATCAAAGCCGAGATTTTGAAAGATCAGAAAATCTCGCCTGAAGAGAATCAAATGCTGATGGATGCCCTGACCCAAGGGCAGTTTGAAGGCAGTCTTGTTCCCGCTGTGATTTCTTTTGTTTCTCAGGGCCTGCAGACCCCTGCCCAACCTGCTGCGCCAGCAGCTGAAGCCCCCAAGCCTGAGGCCGTCAAGACCCCTGAAGCCGAGAAAAAGGCCAGCCCCTGGAAAAAAGAATATTCGATTCAGGGCAATCTCAACCATACCTCCGTGAGTTCAGGCTGGACCAATCAGTATGGTTCAGAAAAGACAGCCACCAAAGTAGAAGGCTCTTTTCAAGCCCAGGTAGATTACGAAGAGGGCCGTACCAGCTGGAAAAACCGGATTTTGCTAGAGTATGGCAATACCTTTGTCAAAGGGGAGCAGGAGCGCGCGATTTCACGGAATAATCTTGAAGTGACCACTGAAGCGGCTCATAAAATTGGTGAACAGGGCAATCTGAAAGTTGAAATTCCCTATGTTTCACTTTATACCAAAGGCCCGCTGACCGAGATTGAGGGCCGCAAGTTCCGTGAAACCACGGGCGCCAAGGTGACCTATACCACCGATGATAAGCAGGGTGAGTATTCAGTTAAAGTGGGGGCTGGGATACAGCAGACCAATGATCCCGCTACCCGCCAGTGGAACAATGAAGTTGGCGTTGAAATGGTGGTTGAAGCCAAACAGAGCATGGGCTTTATGAAAGCTCCGATTGTGAAAGCCACGGGCATTAAAGAAGAAAACGTCACCTTTTTGGATCGCCTGGAGGGTACAGCCCAGGTCAATGCCTTTAACCCCATGCAGAATGGGGCAGATTGGGCCAATACCGATGTGGGTGTTCGTCTTTCAGGCCGTTATTATGTCAATGACAAGAAGAGTATCTGGGTGGGGGCTACCCAGCAATACCAATATGGCGGCAAAGCTGACAGTACCTGGGAACAGAAGTTTTCAGCGGATCTGGGCTTTAAATTTCAATAGATTTCAAGCTTGATTTCAAAGGGTCTTATACGGGCTTGAAAAATCAAAGGCCAAAACCTGACTAAATCGCAGCCAAAACAGCCTGAATAGCAGGTTTTTCCCGTTGCCAGCGTTGGTCAAGCAGTTTTTCCCGCTCCTGCACAAAGGCTTCAGAAAATGAGCGCAGGGCATTGTCTGCCAGATTAAAGGATTCATAAATTTCAATCACCCCATCGAGCAGGGCATTGAGCGGCCAAATCAAATCACTTTCCCATTCGGGGTGGGCATCCAGCAGGCGGGCCATGCTCACGGCAATGCCTCGGGTGCAGTCGTTGAGGCGGTATTTTAGGTTTTGCGTGCCCAGTACCTGCTCTTGGGTTAAACAAAAAAGAAAAAGCGCACGGGCTGCGGGTTGTTCATGGGGCAGATAGTGCAGGGCGGTATCAAACAGATCGGAGGTGATTTTTTCGACCGCAGGGTGTTTGCGGGCAGCCAATTGCATCACCACCTGGGTGATTTCGCGAAAGTCGGCTTCCAGTTCTGAGTTCAGACCGAGATTGACCTGTTTCAGACGCTGGCTGATATGGTGGTGGAGCGCTTCTTGGTAAGCGGGTGAAAGCATTTCATGGGGTTCGAGCGAAGCCAATAAAAGTTTGCCCGTTTCAGGCAGTTTATAACGGGCGATTTCCTGTTTGGGGGCTGCATGAGGGGTGGGCATGCTCTGTTGTATGGGGGTTTCACTTTGCCAGCGTTGAATCCAGCCATATTCGTTTAACAGTTGCCAAAGCAGAGGGCCAATCCCTGCCTGCGGACTGTTCTGGCGTAAAAGCGCAAGATACATGCCGCTGTGGTTTAAAAAGAATTGGCGTTTGACTTCCTGGGCCGAGGGACTGATTTGAAAATGCTGCATCACCTGTTCCAAAAACTGAATTTCATGCAGCAGCAGGTTGCGGGCCAAGAGATAATTGCCTAATTTGGCCTGTTTGAGCAATTCTTCCAATTCGGCGCAAAGTACGGGCACAAATTCACGGGCAAAAATACTGAAGAGCGTTTCAGTTCCTACATCCAGACCTGTCAAACCGGCTTTGCCGAAGTGTCTGACCAAAAGGTAGATGCAGCCCATTTCCTGTAGACCCTGTACTTGATTGGAGGTAAGCAGGGATTGGATCTGTTTTGAATTGAGGCTGTCGAGCAGTTTGCCTGTTTCAGAAAAAAGCAAATTGCCTGATTTTAGCTCAAACAGGCGTTGCAGTTGATAAGTAACAGCAGAGAGGTGATAATCCTGCTGCAGAGAAGGCGACGACACTTAATAGAGGTCGAAGAAATTTCCCAGGTTGGCGCGACAGGCAGCCAGTAAAAGAGTGCTGCTGATCAGGAAGGCCCAGGTTCCAACGCGTTTGAGTGTATTCATCTTGATTTTCCCGCTGAGGTATTAAAGATCTTCAAGGAATTAGTATACCACAGACCCTCTGTTCAAGGGTATGGCGATGGCTGAGAAAGCTGCTTTCTCGGCCTTGGATCAGGGGCTGGCTTGCCGCACCCCAAAACCCTTGCGTTCCATTTTGCCCCAAGAGTGGCTGCGACGGGTGAGTTTTCGCCACATGCCCCGTGCGCGCCAGAGGGTGAGCAATTGGCGATAGCCAAAACTTTCAAGCAAAGAGGCAAGAATCAGATTGAGCAAATCTTTCATGCGCAGGTAGCGGCGGAAAGTCAACTCTTCAAGCGCGATTGCGAAAATCGAGACAATGCTGCCATAGACGAAGGCGACCAGAAAAAAGGCCATCATAAAAGAACCCGAAAGCATGCCCAAAAGGCCTGTGACCAAAATAGAAAGATAGCCTGTTAACTCAATCACGGGGCCCAGCATTTCCAGGAAAAAATAATAGGGATAAGCCAAGAGCCCAATCCGTCCATAGCGGGGATTAAAAAACATGCCCCGGTGTATCCAAAGTGCTTCCATCAAGCCTCTTTGCCAGCGGTCGCGCTGGTTGGCCAAGGTTTTCATGTCTTCAGGACATTCGGTCCAGGCCACGGGATCTGGAATAAAGGCAATATCGTAGGAGAGTTTCTGTTCCAGGCAATAGCGGTGAAGACGCACAATCAGCTCCATATCTTCACCGACCGTATCGGTGGCATAGCCGCCGATATCCACGATCAAAGAGCGTTTAAACAGTCCAAAGGCACCTGAAATAATCAGGGTGCCCCCCATTACACTCCAACCCATACGACCCGAGAGAAACGAACGTAAATATTCCAGGGCCTGAAAGCGGGCCAGCCAGGTTTTGGGCAGACGCACCTGTTTTACAATCCCGCTTTCGATCACACAACCATTGGCAATACGCACAATGCCTCCTACCGCCACGGTTTTACTCTCTTCAAGATAGGGGCGAACCACGCGCAGAAGAGCATCCTGCTCCAGCAGGCTGTCAGCGTCAATGGCACAGAAAAGGGGGGTTTGGCACATATTGATGCCCGCGTTCAAGGCATCTGCTTTGCCTCCATTGGCTTTGTCCAGCACCCACAGATTGCTAAATTTCAGACTGCGATAGACCGCGTGAATTTCTTGGGTTTTCAGATTGGAAAGCGGCGTGCGGTAGGCGGGTTCCAGATCGTAGGCGTCAATCAGACGCTTCAGGGTTTTGTCTTGGGAGCCGTCATTGACGACCAGCACTTCATATTCAGGGTATTGCAGGTTGAGCAGAGCGCGTATTGATTCTACACAGGTGGATTCTTCGTTATAAGAGGGAACCACCATGGTGATGGGCGGAGCCCCTGCTGAAGTCAGCAAATACTCAATGCTGACAGATTTTAAACGGCGCGAATATTTGCGCAAGGCCCCAAAGGACAGAATGCTGGTCACCACATACATACTGTTTAAGAAAAACATATAGAGCAAATTGGTAATGCTCAAGACCATCAGGAAAATAAAAATCGGTTTCATTGCTCTGTCTCGTTTGCGAAATCGTTTACAATGATAGCATTGTCCCCCTGTGGTTTAAGATGAAAAGATTTAGAATTGATTTAAAAATCGATTCGCTGGATAACGGAAAATTAAGTTGTGAATGAGCTTTGGACGCAATTTTTAGCCAAATGGATTTTTGGTGATTGGGCACATCAGTTCTTACTGATCTTGACTGTCTATATCTTGCTTTTATTGGTTTTGGCGCTGGGATTGGTTGTTTTGACCGTACGTCTGCACAAAGCCAATACGCACAAGGCAGAAAAATGGAAAGCGCTTGAAGCCAAGTGGGATCCCCTCACCTCTAGCATTATTGCGGGCTTTATGACCCCCCAAGCCTTGCTCGATAAAGTCGGGCCAGATGAGCAACTTTTTTTTGTGGATTATTTGATGCGCTATGTGCCGAAATTGGAGGGAGAGGCCCGTGCCACCCTGTGTGAAATGGCTGCTCCCTATCTGGATCGTTTGGCGGCCAGAATGGAAACTGGTGACGATGAACAGCGGGCCCGTGCGATTTTAACCCTGAATACCATGGGGTTCGATCGTTACCAGGATCTGATTGTCAAAGCCATGGACGATACCTCGCCTGTGGTTGCGATGTTGGCTGCCCGCTCTTTGGCCGACACAGGGGCGATTCGTTATCTCGAGATTGTTTTGGCGAAAATTGGCCTTTTTCGCAGTTGGAGCGCATCTTATCTGACTTCGATGCTGGATGCTCTGGCTCGCAGCGCACCTACGCAACTTTTGGCTTTTTTTAAAGAACAACAATATCCAGATTGGGTTCAGGCGATTATTCTCAAGGCTTTGACCCAGCTCAGTTGTGTGGAAGCGGTTCCGCTGGCGGCTCAATTGGTGCGTGAAGATGCGCAGCGAGAGGTGCAGGTTGCGGCTTTACAGCTTTTGGCCCGTTTGGGGCAAAGTGACTACAAGCCCTTGATTCGCAGCAAATGTGAACATGCGGATTTTGTGATTCGTTTGCATGCGATTAAAGCCTTGGCACAAAATGGAGATATGACAGATGCAGCGCTTTTAGAGCCCCTTTTGCGCGATCCCTCTCATTGGGTGGCTTTACAGGCGGCAGAGGCTTTAAAAATGATTGGCGATTTGGAAGCGCTTGAGCGTTTCGCTGACAGTGAAGACCCACATGCAGAATTGGCTTTGCAGGTGCTCTATGATCAGGATTCCTCTGCTGAGCTGGTTTTGGCAGCACGTTCTTCGGCCTTTGCCAGCAAGGTTCCCCAATGGCTGCGTTCAGCCTATCGCCGCAGTTCTGCTGTGGCCTGGCGGCGTGTCGGTCAGATTCTGTTTCAGCCCGAAACGCATTCTGAAGTGCGTTTGGCAATTGCCCGCAATTTGCGCCCAGAGGCTGATGCTTCGTTGTATCAAGAGGCGATCACGCAATTATTTCAGCCCCAGTTTAAGAGTTCGCCTCTTTTTCTGATTTGGGTGCTCTACCGCATGCGCCCAGAGCAATCTCTTGAAACCCTCAGTGAATTCTTTTTTCAGACCTCAGAGCGCGAAACACGCGCGCAGATTCTTAAAATTTTTCAACAGGATGCTTTGGCCAACCGAAGGTTTTCCAGTTTTATTCAACAGGCCAGTCAGGCGCTTTTGCCGGGTTGAACTCAGCCTTGTTTTTGCGCAAAATAATGTTTGACCTGGCTTAAGTAAGTTTCCAATTCATTCAGCAGGGTATGCGTTTTGTTGCGATCGCAGGCTTCTCCTGCTTCTTGCAGTTCTTTTCCCAGGGCCGTGATTTTGGGAAAACCATAGGCGGTTCCACTGCCTTTCATGCTGTGCCCCAGGCGTGTCAGTTCTTTAAAATTGGAATTTTGGAGATGTTCTCGTAGTTTGGGAATATCGCCGGCACGGTTATCGAGAAATTGAGGCACCAACTCGA from the bacterium (Candidatus Blackallbacteria) CG13_big_fil_rev_8_21_14_2_50_49_14 genome contains:
- a CDS encoding glycosyl transferase, which gives rise to MVLSITNLLYMFFLNSMYVVTSILSFGALRKYSRRLKSVSIEYLLTSAGAPPITMVVPSYNEESTCVESIRALLNLQYPEYEVLVVNDGSQDKTLKRLIDAYDLEPAYRTPLSNLKTQEIHAVYRSLKFSNLWVLDKANGGKADALNAGINMCQTPLFCAIDADSLLEQDALLRVVRPYLEESKTVAVGGIVRIANGCVIESGIVKQVRLPKTWLARFQALEYLRSFLSGRMGWSVMGGTLIISGAFGLFKRSLIVDIGGYATDTVGEDMELIVRLHRYCLEQKLSYDIAFIPDPVAWTECPEDMKTLANQRDRWQRGLMEALWIHRGMFFNPRYGRIGLLAYPYYFFLEMLGPVIELTGYLSILVTGLLGMLSGSFMMAFFLVAFVYGSIVSIFAIALEELTFRRYLRMKDLLNLILASLLESFGYRQLLTLWRARGMWRKLTRRSHSWGKMERKGFGVRQASP